A part of Arachis hypogaea cultivar Tifrunner chromosome 12, arahy.Tifrunner.gnm2.J5K5, whole genome shotgun sequence genomic DNA contains:
- the LOC112727473 gene encoding uncharacterized protein — protein MGKTENRKGDRGRGRRREGEEQRYGAWRRCRAAVAEKKGRGERDPRRRGRSCRQATPCCLVRVSPLLFAEGETRREDANLHHRASLSSSSLHHCRSLFPLPSGFVATAIKSDAAEEESFLFRRRRRRPWLLLFIWLELVTGGEKRLHHPIHFDIEPLFLTLIDAAAAVLVALKSPLQLPV, from the exons ATGGGGAAAACGGAGAATAGGAAGGGAGACAGAGGacgagggagaagaagagagggggaAGAACAACGCTATGGAGCTTGGCGCCGCTGCCGAGCTGCTGTCGCAGAGAAGAAAGGGAGAGGCGAACGTGACCCACGGAGGAGAGGAAGGAGTTGCCGTCAAGCCACGCCCTGTTGCCTTGTTCGTGTATCGCCGTTGTTGTTCGCTGAGGGTGAGACGCGAAGAGAAGATGCTAACCTGCACCATCGTGCCTCACTATCTTCGTCGAGCCTTCATCATTGTCGCTCCCTATTCCCGTTGCCATCAGGGTTTGTTGCCACTGCCATTAAGAGTGACGCAGCAGAGGAGGAGTCGTTCCTCTTCCGCCGCCGTCGCCGGAGACCTTGGTTGCTACTGTTCATATGG CTGGAACTTGTCACCGGGGGAGAGAAGCGGCTGCACCATCCTATTCATTTTGACATTGAACCTCTATTCCTAACCCT AATTGATGCTGCTGCCGCCGTCTTGGTTGCGTTGAAATCGCCGCTGCAGTTGCCAGTTTAG